One segment of Anastrepha obliqua isolate idAnaObli1 chromosome 3, idAnaObli1_1.0, whole genome shotgun sequence DNA contains the following:
- the LOC129243031 gene encoding protein LSM14 homolog B isoform X2 — MSGGMPELGSKISLISKADIRYEGRLYTVDPQECTIALSNVRSFGTEDRETQFQIAPQSQIYDYILFRGSDIKDIRVVNNNLPHPNDPAIMQVQLQNGQHMMPHFPMPNMNPPHAPPMSAVGGYGNPFGMGGLGIGGAGGGAPSLAPGAPAPYVLGGGNQQQQPPQPAPQPQQQQQQQQSKQQQQKQPNVLAGASRSTTPMSHVSQKSSSPDMLAKVDRERQRQKQLSNSGLAAGRDAGQKRQNHQQRGGSNNQRINNNNDFYQQPRDRRDSGRHADGAYNNQHHEVRAGNNYSNQRNNHQRSGGGGGGGGQNHAWTMHRGNPNNGNNMMRNRGGGRGRMQNQGYRPMGGLGMNQNKPRNPKNTIKFLQDFDFEQANVKFEELRSQLSKLKVGEEPKTAQMNGETEKKDDSGNETGAGEHEPEEEEITVGYDKTKSFFDNISCEAAQDRSKNKKIDWRQERKLNSETFGVSSTRRGGYRGRGSYYNRNMGSYGDRYNRNHRGGSNYRYRSRNPNAASNSGNGGTSNSNTGNSGASNNTNNGANTAEALKNQVQQPQPSAMVSGSTPNATKSATVENSNTPQPIAAGGSGK; from the exons atGAGTGGCGGAATGCCCGAGTTGGGCTCCAAGATCAGCTTGATCTCGAAGGCTGATATCAGGTACGAGGGTCGCCTATACACCGTAGATCCACAGGAGTGCACTATTGCATTGTCGAACG ttCGCTCCTTTGGAACCGAGGATCGAGAAACGCAGTTTCAAATTGCTCCCCAGAGCCAAATCTATGATTACATTCTTTTTCGTGGTTCTGATATTAAGGACATCCGGGTAGTGAATAACAATCTTCCTCATCCTAATGATCCGGCTATAATGCAAGTGCAACTACAAAATGGTCAACATATGATGCCACATTTTCCTATGCCTAACATGAACCCTCCTCATGCACCGCCAATGAGTGCAGTTGGTGGATATGGAAATCCGTTTGGCATGGGCGGATTAGGCATTGGTGGAGCAGGCGGTGGTGCCCCATCGCTGGCTCCAGGTGCACCGGCACCATATGTCTTGGGTGGTGGGAATCAGCAGCAACAACCGCCGCAACCAGCACCGcagccacaacaacagcagcagcagcaacaatcgaaacaacagcagcaaaaacaacCAA ACGTACTTGCTGGTGCATCGCGCTCCACGACGCCAATGAGCCATGTTTCACAAAAGAGCTCTTCGCCCGATATGCTCGCTAAGGTGGACCGAGAAAGGCAGCGTCAAAAACAACTCTCGAATAGTGGACTTGCTGCTGGACGTGATGCTGGTCAAAAGAGACAAAATCACCAACAACGAGGTGGCAGCAATAATCAACGCATCAATAACAACAATGACTTTTACCAACAGCCACGTGATCGACGTGATTCTGGACGCCACGCAGATGGTGCCTACAACAATCAACATCATGAAGTTCGTGCTGGCAACAATTACAGTAACCAACGTAACAACCATCAACGCAGCGGCGGTGGCGGTGGGGGCGGAGGCCAAAATCATGCTTGGACCATGCATCGCGGCAATCCTAATAATGGTAACAACATGATGCGCAACCGGGGCGGTGGACGTGGTCGTATGCAAAATCAA GGCTATCGACCAATGGGCGGTCTTGGAATGAATCAAAATAAGCCACGGAATCCGAAGAACACAATTAAATTCTTGCAAGATTTTGACTTTGAGCAAGCCAATGTTAAATTCGAGGAACTTCGTTCACAACTGTCCAAACTTAAGGTGGGCGAAGAACCCAAAACCGCGCAG atgAATGGCGAAACAGAAAAGAAGGACGATTCTGGTAATGAGACTGGTGCTGGAGAACATGAACCGGAGGAGGAGGAAATCACTGTGGGATATGATAAGACAAAGTCCTTCTTTGATAACATATCCTGCGAAGCAGCACAGGATCGTAGCAAGAACAAGAAAATTGACTGGCGTCAGGAACGCAAGTTGAATAGCGAAACATTTGGGGTCTCATCTACAAGACGTGGCGG TTACCGTGGCCGTGGCAGCTATTACAATCGTAACATGGGCTCTTATGGTGATAGATACAATCGGAATCATCGTGGAGGAAGCAATTATCGTTACCGTTCCAGAAACCCAAATGCTGCCTCAAATAGTGGCAATGGCGGCACTTCTAATTCTAACACTGGAAACTCCGGTGCATCTAATAACACTAACAACGGTGCCAATACGGCCGAAGCACTCAAGAATCAGGTGCAACAACCGCAGCCATCAGCCATGGTGTCTGGTTCAACGCCAAATGCCACGAAATCGGCAACTGTGGAAAATAGCAACACACCTCAGCCAATCGCAGCTGGAGGATCTGGTAAGTAA
- the LOC129243031 gene encoding protein LSM14 homolog B isoform X1 has translation MSGGMPELGSKISLISKADIRYEGRLYTVDPQECTIALSNVRSFGTEDRETQFQIAPQSQIYDYILFRGSDIKDIRVVNNNLPHPNDPAIMQVQLQNGQHMMPHFPMPNMNPPHAPPMSAVGGYGNPFGMGGLGIGGAGGGAPSLAPGAPAPYVLGGGNQQQQPPQPAPQPQQQQQQQQSKQQQQKQPNVLAGASRSTTPMSHVSQKSSSPDMLAKVDRERQRQKQLSNSGLAAGRDAGQKRQNHQQRGGSNNQRINNNNDFYQQPRDRRDSGRHADGAYNNQHHEVRAGNNYSNQRNNHQRSGGGGGGGGQNHAWTMHRGNPNNGNNMMRNRGGGRGRMQNQGYRPMGGLGMNQNKPRNPKNTIKFLQDFDFEQANVKFEELRSQLSKLKVGEEPKTAQMNGETEKKDDSGNETGAGEHEPEEEEITVGYDKTKSFFDNISCEAAQDRSKNKKIDWRQERKLNSETFGVSSTRRGGYRGRGSYYNRNMGSYGDRYNRNHRGGSNYRYRSRNPNAASNSGNGGTSNSNTGNSGASNNTNNGANTAEALKNQVQQPQPSAMVSGSTPNATKSATVENSNTPQPIAAGGSGQ, from the exons atGAGTGGCGGAATGCCCGAGTTGGGCTCCAAGATCAGCTTGATCTCGAAGGCTGATATCAGGTACGAGGGTCGCCTATACACCGTAGATCCACAGGAGTGCACTATTGCATTGTCGAACG ttCGCTCCTTTGGAACCGAGGATCGAGAAACGCAGTTTCAAATTGCTCCCCAGAGCCAAATCTATGATTACATTCTTTTTCGTGGTTCTGATATTAAGGACATCCGGGTAGTGAATAACAATCTTCCTCATCCTAATGATCCGGCTATAATGCAAGTGCAACTACAAAATGGTCAACATATGATGCCACATTTTCCTATGCCTAACATGAACCCTCCTCATGCACCGCCAATGAGTGCAGTTGGTGGATATGGAAATCCGTTTGGCATGGGCGGATTAGGCATTGGTGGAGCAGGCGGTGGTGCCCCATCGCTGGCTCCAGGTGCACCGGCACCATATGTCTTGGGTGGTGGGAATCAGCAGCAACAACCGCCGCAACCAGCACCGcagccacaacaacagcagcagcagcaacaatcgaaacaacagcagcaaaaacaacCAA ACGTACTTGCTGGTGCATCGCGCTCCACGACGCCAATGAGCCATGTTTCACAAAAGAGCTCTTCGCCCGATATGCTCGCTAAGGTGGACCGAGAAAGGCAGCGTCAAAAACAACTCTCGAATAGTGGACTTGCTGCTGGACGTGATGCTGGTCAAAAGAGACAAAATCACCAACAACGAGGTGGCAGCAATAATCAACGCATCAATAACAACAATGACTTTTACCAACAGCCACGTGATCGACGTGATTCTGGACGCCACGCAGATGGTGCCTACAACAATCAACATCATGAAGTTCGTGCTGGCAACAATTACAGTAACCAACGTAACAACCATCAACGCAGCGGCGGTGGCGGTGGGGGCGGAGGCCAAAATCATGCTTGGACCATGCATCGCGGCAATCCTAATAATGGTAACAACATGATGCGCAACCGGGGCGGTGGACGTGGTCGTATGCAAAATCAA GGCTATCGACCAATGGGCGGTCTTGGAATGAATCAAAATAAGCCACGGAATCCGAAGAACACAATTAAATTCTTGCAAGATTTTGACTTTGAGCAAGCCAATGTTAAATTCGAGGAACTTCGTTCACAACTGTCCAAACTTAAGGTGGGCGAAGAACCCAAAACCGCGCAG atgAATGGCGAAACAGAAAAGAAGGACGATTCTGGTAATGAGACTGGTGCTGGAGAACATGAACCGGAGGAGGAGGAAATCACTGTGGGATATGATAAGACAAAGTCCTTCTTTGATAACATATCCTGCGAAGCAGCACAGGATCGTAGCAAGAACAAGAAAATTGACTGGCGTCAGGAACGCAAGTTGAATAGCGAAACATTTGGGGTCTCATCTACAAGACGTGGCGG TTACCGTGGCCGTGGCAGCTATTACAATCGTAACATGGGCTCTTATGGTGATAGATACAATCGGAATCATCGTGGAGGAAGCAATTATCGTTACCGTTCCAGAAACCCAAATGCTGCCTCAAATAGTGGCAATGGCGGCACTTCTAATTCTAACACTGGAAACTCCGGTGCATCTAATAACACTAACAACGGTGCCAATACGGCCGAAGCACTCAAGAATCAGGTGCAACAACCGCAGCCATCAGCCATGGTGTCTGGTTCAACGCCAAATGCCACGAAATCGGCAACTGTGGAAAATAGCAACACACCTCAGCCAATCGCAGCTGGAGGATCTG gcCAATAA